One segment of Carya illinoinensis cultivar Pawnee chromosome 13, C.illinoinensisPawnee_v1, whole genome shotgun sequence DNA contains the following:
- the LOC122291896 gene encoding zinc finger CCCH domain-containing protein 66, with protein MCSGSERKPSQTGFVMEGEFGRKEGLQPSFSVLLELSASDDIIGFKRAVEEEGYDVDEASLWYGRRIGSKMMGFEERTPLMIAAMFGSKGVLNYILGTGLVDINRASRSDKATVLHCAAAGGSDASAEVVKLLLDASADVNALDANGKRPGDLIALGLTSASNLMKKKLEVMLKGFSGIDDPFDMYDQMEGQEQQEASTPLVFKDGTEKKEYPVDLSLPDIKNGIYSTDEFRMYTFKVKPCSRAYSHDWTECPFVHPGENARRRDPRKYHYSCVPCPEFRKGTCRQGDACEYAHGIFECWLHPAQYRTRLCKDETGCTRRVCFFAHKPEELRPLYASTGSAVPSPRSFSANNPGLDMGSISPRALGSPSVLIPSSSTPPMTPSGATSPMGGGTMWQNQSSIVAPSLQLPGSRLKTALSARDLDLDIEFLGLENHRRRQQQLLDEISGLSSPSGWKSSLAVTLGDRVGELNRLGLVKPTNLDDIFGSLDPALLPQFQGLALDVSAPQLQSPTGMKVRQNMNQQLRSSYGTGLSSSPVRASSPFGVDPNGAAAATALKSRSAAFAMRSQSFIERSAAKSHSGLSSPGGSVSVMPSALSDWGSPDGKLDWRLQGEELNKLRKSASFGFRSNGSSYATSAASMPATLNEPDVSWVQPLVKDAPPVKHGQLGYEKEQQQCHLDSGGSEMLPAWVEQLYMEQEQMVA; from the coding sequence ATGTGCAGTGGTTCCGAAAGGAAACCTTCTCAAACGGGTTTCGTCATggagggtgaatttgggaggaaAGAAGGCCTTCAACCTAGCTTTTCGGTTTTGCTTGAATTATCCGCCTCCGACGATATAATCGGTTTCAAAAGGGCCGTGGAAGAAGAAGGTTACGATGTTGATGAGGCAAGCTTGTGGTATGGGAGGAGAATCGGGTCAAAGATGATGGGGTTTGAAGAGAGAACACCCCTCATGATTGCTGCCATGTTTGGAAGCAAGGGTGTGTTGAATTATATACTTGGGACTGGTCTTGTTGATATTAACAGGGCTTCTCGTTCGGATAAGGCCACGGTGCTTCATTGTGCTGCTGCCGGTGGCTCCGATGCTTCAGCTGAGGTTGTTAAGCTCTTGCTTGATGCTTCTGCTGATGTTAATGCTCTCGATGCTAATGGGAAACGCCCCGGTGACTTGATTGCCCTGGGTTTGACTTCAGCCTCTAAtcttatgaagaaaaaattggaGGTCATGCTGAAGGGCTTTAGTGGTATTGATGATCCCTTTGATATGTATGACCAAATGGAAGGACAAGAACAACAAGAGGCTTCAACACCACTGGTCTTTAAGGATGgaacagaaaagaaagagtatCCTGTCGATCTCTCTCTTCCGGATATCAAGAATGGAATTTATAGCACAGATGAGTTTAGAATGTATACTTTCAAGGTCAAGCCATGCTCAAGGGCTTACTCGCATGACTGGACAGAGTGCCCATTTGTTCATCCTGGGGAAAATGCCAGGCGGCGTGATCCAAGGAAATACCATTATAGTTGTGTCCCTTGTCCAGAGTTCAGGAAGGGCACTTGCAGGCAAGGAGATGCTTGTGAGTATGCGCATGGTATTTTTGAGTGTTGGCTTCACCCTGCTCAGTATCGAACCCGACTCTGCAAGGATGAGACAGGATGCACCAGAAGGGTCTGTTTCTTCGCTCACAAACCGGAAGAGCTTCGCCCTCTGTATGCTTCCACGGGTTCTGCAGTGCCTTCTCCAAGATCTTTTTCGGCCAATAATCCTGGTCTGGACATGGGATCGATCAGTCCACGTGCCCTTGGATCTCCATCAGTGTTGATACCATCAAGCTCAACACCACCCATGACTCCCTCTGGAGCCACTTCCCCAATGGGTGGTGGAACCATGTGGCAGAACCAGTCTAGTATTGTGGCCCCGTCCTTGCAGCTTCCTGGTAGTCGATTGAAAACTGCCCTAAGTGCTAGAGATCTGGATCTAGACATTGAATTTCTTGGGCTTGAAAATCATCGTCGCAGGCAACAACAGTTGTTGGATGAGATATCTGGTCTCTCATCACCATCTGGCTGGAAGAGTTCCTTGGCTGTCACCTTGGGTGATCGAGTTGGGGAATTGAATAGGCTTGGACTAGTGAAGCCTACTAACCttgatgatatttttggatCTCTGGATCCTGCCCTTTTGCCTCAATTCCAGGGACTTGCACTGGATGTCTCAGCACCCCAGTTGCAATCTCCTACTGGGATGAAGGTTCGCCAGAACATGAACCAGCAGCTCCGGTCAAGCTACGGTACTGGCCTTTCATCCTCTCCTGTGAGGGCATCATCACCATTTGGTGTTGACCCAAATGGTGCAGCTGCGGCCACTGCTTTGAAGTCAAGGTCAGCTGCTTTTGCTATGCGGAGCCAGAGCTTCATTGAGCGAAGTGCTGCAAAATCTCATTCTGGCCTTTCTTCACCTGGTGGTTCTGTTTCTGTCATGCCTTCTGCCCTTTCAGATTGGGGTTCCCCAGATGGAAAATTGGACTGGCGACTCCAGGGAGAAGAGTTGAACAAGCTTAGGAAATCTGCTTCTTTTGGGTTCCGAAGCAATGGCAGCAGTTATGCAACAAGTGCAGCCTCGATGCCAGCTACTCTCAATGAGCCGGATGTCTCTTGGGTTCAGCCCCTGGTGAAGGATGCCCCTCCTGTGAAACATGGGCAGTTAGGTTATGAGAAGGAGCAGCAGCAGTGTCATCTTGACTCTGGAGGCTCAGAGATGCTCCCGGCTTGGGTGGAGCAATTGTATATGGAACAGGAGCAGATGGTGGCATAA
- the LOC122291288 gene encoding uncharacterized protein LOC122291288 isoform X2, whose product MRLLSYSPSYSSSSSTTTTFDATMCNSKSATAGCLAGILRRILCSGNLPTHPSDQIVEADSVVVYEKDREFKDKDKIETAATPGIVARLMGLESMPEINWMNSRSNPDSISRSRSMNSADHLAGFDPMQEQHRRVKSTLSFREMPTFLELENEKFLVLSFENGGRSTELRSRGRRSDLGFGESTQRRAERCKKMENKTEGVSQKKKTKKKIDNNKEDQEDEKVLDNLNEQEKRSKSISDKAIEKAGNNGKAEGSTITPPSKRTNEKRQIAVETVKTSISSNHGEVINGGKPRKKKKKKISPCVVQKAEPECSSEDSSPVSVLDFGHFLTDRVIPTSEEDSCLAESKSRRKLSSGLENYRQSPRKDNNLIGDEQRTQKIEGQYDGTKQKECQSLNYENLWGEILRLTGAELVVSNWVCRETWKHEDFEGIGVNFEVGILDQLLDEVVGQLAGLP is encoded by the exons ATGAGGTTGTTATCTTATTCTCCTTCttactcatcatcatcatccaccACAACAACTTTTGATGCAACTATGTGCAATTCAAAGAGTGCCACTGCCGGGTGTCTAGCGGGCATCCTGCGCCGAATTCTCTGCTCTGGTAATCTTCCCACACACCCTTCAGATCAGATCGTAGAAGCTGACTCGGTAGTAGTATACGAAAAGGATCGAGAATTCAAGGACAAGGATAAGATTGAGACTGCTGCCACGCCTGGGATAGTGGCAAGGCTGATGGGTTTGGAGTCGATGCCAGAGATCAACTGGATGAATTCACGTTCAAACCCAGATTCAATTTCGCGTAGCCGATCCATGAATTCTGCTGATCACTTGGCGGGATTTGATCCAATGCAGGAGCAGCATCGACGGGTCAAATCCACGTTGTCCTTCAGAGAGATGCCGACCTTCCTCGAGCTGGAAAACGAAAAATTTCTTGTACTCAGTTTCGAAAATGGAGGTAGAAGTACTGAGTTAAGATCAAGAGGGAGGAGATCCGATCTGGGTTTTGGAGAATCGACTCAGAGAAGAGCAGAAAGAtgtaaaaaaatggaaaataaaacaGAGGGGGTGTCacaaaagaagaagacgaagaagaagatcGACAACAACAAAGAAGATCAAGAAGACGAGAAGGTCTTAGATAATTTGAATGAACAGGAAAAGAGGAGTAAGAGTATCTCTGATAAGGCTATTGAGAAGGCAGGGAATAATGGCAAAGCTGAAGGCTCAACTATTACTCCTCCTTCAAAAAGAACCAATGAAAAACGACAAATTGCCGTTGAAACAGTCAAAACGTCCATATCCAGTAACCACGGGGAAGTCATAAATGGAGGGAAACctaggaagaagaagaagaagaaaataagtcCTTGTGTGGTTCAAAAGGCGGAACCCGAGTGTAGCTCCGAAGACTCGAGCCCGGTTTCTGTCCTTGATTTTGGTCATTTCCTTACTGATCGTGTAATTCCAACATCAG AAGAAGACTCTTGTTTGGCTGAATCAAAGTCACGAAGGAAGTTGTCATCGGGGCTCGAGAATTACAGACAATCTCCACGAAAAGACAATAATTTGATCGGTGATGAGCAAAGGACACAGAAAATCGAAGGCCAATATGATGGAACAAAGCAAAAAGAGTGTCAGAGTCTAAACTACGAGAATTTGTGGGGTGAAATTCTCAGGTTGACAGGAGCGGAGTTGGTCGTATCAAATTGGGTATGCAGGGAAACATGGAAGCATGAAGATTTTGAAGGTATTGGTGTAAATTTTGAGGTGGGCATTCTTGATCAATTGCTAGATGAGGTGGTTGGTCAACTAGCTGGACTTCCATGA
- the LOC122290752 gene encoding omega-3 fatty acid desaturase, endoplasmic reticulum-like — MEKGENANDFGRGLDHKDDDFDPSAPPPFRIAEIRAAIPKHCWIKNPWRSLSYVLRDVFMVFALAAAAIYLNTWIFWPLYWAAQGTMFWAIFVLGHDCGHGSFSNSTLLNSLMGHLLHSAILVPYNGWRISHRTHHQNHGNVENDESWVPLTEKLYKSLDQGTRKLRFTVPFPLFAYPFYLWSRSPGKEGSHFNPYSNLFAPNERKDVITSTLCWSLMAALLIYLSFAVGPILMLKLYGVPHLTFVMWLDFVTYLHHHGYEQKLPWYRGKEWSYLRGGLTTVDRDYGIFNNIHHDIGTHVIHHLFPQIPHYHLVEATKAAKPVLGKYYREPKKSGPIPLHLIESLVRSITEDHYVDDSGEIVYYQTDPELYKSLKSKAI, encoded by the exons ATGGAGAAAGGAGAGAATGCAAATGATTTTGGTCGTGGTCTTGACCACAAGGACGATGATTTCGACCCAAGTGCGCCGCCTCCATTTAGGATAGCTGAGATCCGAGCCGCCATTCCCAAGCATTGCTGGATCAAGAATCCATGGAGGTCCTTGAGTTACGTTCTCAGGGATGTCTTTATGGTCTTTGCATTGGCAGCGGCTGCAATCTACCTCAATACTTGGATCTTTTGGCCGCTTTACTGGGCTGCTCAGGGAACAATGTTCTGGGCTATATTTGTCCTTGGACATGATTG TGGCCATGGAAGCTTTTCCAACAGTACCCTGCTGAATAGTTTGATGGGGCATCTCTTACATTCTGCAATTCTCGTTCCCTACAACGGCTG GAGAATCAGCCACAGAACGCACCACCAGAACCATGGGAATGTTGAGAATGACGAGTCATGGGTTCCG TTAACAGAGAAGTTgtacaagagtttggatcaggGTACCCGGAAGCTAAGATTCACAGTGCCTTTCCCCCTGTTTGCATATCCTTTTTATCTG TGGAGCAGAAGTCCAGGAAAGGAAGGCTCTCACTTCAACCCATACAGCAACTTGTTCGCCCCAAATGAGAGGAAAGATGTGATAACTTCTACTCTGTGCTGGTCTCTAATGGCTGCTCTGCTTATCTACCTATCCTTTGCAGTAGGTCCTATCCTAATGCTAAAGCTTTACGGTGTTCCTCACTTG ACTTTCGTAATGTGGCTGGACTTTGTGACCTATTTACATCACCATGGTTATGAGCAGAAACTTCCTTGGTACCGCGGCAAG GAATGGAGTTATCTACGAGGAGGGCTTACAACAGTTGATCGTGATTATGGAATTTTTAATAACATCCACCATGATATCGGCACCCATGTTATACACCATCTCTTCCCTCAAATCCCACACTACCATCTAGTGGAAGCG ACTAAGGCAGCAAAACCAGTGCTGGGAAAGTACTATCGGGAGCCAAAGAAATCTGGGCCAATTCCCCTTCACTTGATCGAGAGTCTAGTAAGAAGCATTACTGAAGACCACTATGTCGATGACAGTGGAGAGATCGTCTACTATCAGACTGACCCTGAGTTGTATAAATCTTTGAAGAGCAAGGCTATCTGA
- the LOC122291288 gene encoding uncharacterized protein LOC122291288 isoform X1, producing the protein MRLLSYSPSYSSSSSTTTTFDATMCNSKSATAGCLAGILRRILCSGNLPTHPSDQIVEADSVVVYEKDREFKDKDKIETAATPGIVARLMGLESMPEINWMNSRSNPDSISRSRSMNSADHLAGFDPMQEQHRRVKSTLSFREMPTFLELENEKFLVLSFENGGRSTELRSRGRRSDLGFGESTQRRAERCKKMENKTEGVSQKKKTKKKIDNNKEDQEDEKVLDNLNEQEKRSKSISDKAIEKAGNNGKAEGSTITPPSKRTNEKRQIAVETVKTSISSNHGEVINGGKPRKKKKKKISPCVVQKAEPECSSEDSSPVSVLDFGHFLTDRVIPTSDIVYRSTEEDSCLAESKSRRKLSSGLENYRQSPRKDNNLIGDEQRTQKIEGQYDGTKQKECQSLNYENLWGEILRLTGAELVVSNWVCRETWKHEDFEGIGVNFEVGILDQLLDEVVGQLAGLP; encoded by the exons ATGAGGTTGTTATCTTATTCTCCTTCttactcatcatcatcatccaccACAACAACTTTTGATGCAACTATGTGCAATTCAAAGAGTGCCACTGCCGGGTGTCTAGCGGGCATCCTGCGCCGAATTCTCTGCTCTGGTAATCTTCCCACACACCCTTCAGATCAGATCGTAGAAGCTGACTCGGTAGTAGTATACGAAAAGGATCGAGAATTCAAGGACAAGGATAAGATTGAGACTGCTGCCACGCCTGGGATAGTGGCAAGGCTGATGGGTTTGGAGTCGATGCCAGAGATCAACTGGATGAATTCACGTTCAAACCCAGATTCAATTTCGCGTAGCCGATCCATGAATTCTGCTGATCACTTGGCGGGATTTGATCCAATGCAGGAGCAGCATCGACGGGTCAAATCCACGTTGTCCTTCAGAGAGATGCCGACCTTCCTCGAGCTGGAAAACGAAAAATTTCTTGTACTCAGTTTCGAAAATGGAGGTAGAAGTACTGAGTTAAGATCAAGAGGGAGGAGATCCGATCTGGGTTTTGGAGAATCGACTCAGAGAAGAGCAGAAAGAtgtaaaaaaatggaaaataaaacaGAGGGGGTGTCacaaaagaagaagacgaagaagaagatcGACAACAACAAAGAAGATCAAGAAGACGAGAAGGTCTTAGATAATTTGAATGAACAGGAAAAGAGGAGTAAGAGTATCTCTGATAAGGCTATTGAGAAGGCAGGGAATAATGGCAAAGCTGAAGGCTCAACTATTACTCCTCCTTCAAAAAGAACCAATGAAAAACGACAAATTGCCGTTGAAACAGTCAAAACGTCCATATCCAGTAACCACGGGGAAGTCATAAATGGAGGGAAACctaggaagaagaagaagaagaaaataagtcCTTGTGTGGTTCAAAAGGCGGAACCCGAGTGTAGCTCCGAAGACTCGAGCCCGGTTTCTGTCCTTGATTTTGGTCATTTCCTTACTGATCGTGTAATTCCAACATCAG ACATTGTTTATCGATCGACAGAAGAAGACTCTTGTTTGGCTGAATCAAAGTCACGAAGGAAGTTGTCATCGGGGCTCGAGAATTACAGACAATCTCCACGAAAAGACAATAATTTGATCGGTGATGAGCAAAGGACACAGAAAATCGAAGGCCAATATGATGGAACAAAGCAAAAAGAGTGTCAGAGTCTAAACTACGAGAATTTGTGGGGTGAAATTCTCAGGTTGACAGGAGCGGAGTTGGTCGTATCAAATTGGGTATGCAGGGAAACATGGAAGCATGAAGATTTTGAAGGTATTGGTGTAAATTTTGAGGTGGGCATTCTTGATCAATTGCTAGATGAGGTGGTTGGTCAACTAGCTGGACTTCCATGA